In Halovivax gelatinilyticus, the following are encoded in one genomic region:
- a CDS encoding low molecular weight phosphatase family protein, which produces MSTVFERSDADVTLGFVCVQNAGRSQMATAFAERERDRRGLDGVEILTGGTHPADAVHQVVVDAMNDVAIDLADRSPREISAEELHSCDVVATMGCSTLELDADVNVRDWDLDDPHGEDLEAVREIRDTVERRVMRLFDELKADRDG; this is translated from the coding sequence GTGTCGACGGTGTTTGAGCGGTCGGATGCGGACGTCACTCTCGGCTTCGTCTGCGTCCAGAACGCCGGTCGAAGCCAGATGGCGACCGCGTTCGCCGAGCGCGAACGGGACCGTCGTGGCCTCGACGGCGTCGAGATACTCACGGGTGGAACGCACCCCGCCGACGCGGTACACCAGGTCGTCGTCGACGCGATGAACGACGTGGCTATCGACCTCGCCGACCGATCACCGCGCGAGATCTCCGCCGAGGAACTACACTCGTGTGACGTCGTCGCCACGATGGGGTGTTCGACGCTCGAACTCGACGCGGACGTCAACGTTCGAGACTGGGACCTCGACGATCCTCACGGCGAGGACCTGGAGGCGGTTCGAGAAATCCGTGACACGGTCGAGCGCCGAGTGATGCGCCTGTTCGACGAACTGAAGGCCGACCGCGATGGCTAA
- the arsB gene encoding ACR3 family arsenite efflux transporter: MANPTDGVGHEHGSDCGCPDCGDPRSMDFLDKYLTVWIFLAMGIGVGLGSIAPSVVDPIQDYYLVEIGLIMMMYPPLAKVNYRQLPRVFSAWRVLSLSLIQNWLIGPTLMFALAVVFFSGLAPPFPAHPEYFLGLIFIGMARCIAMVLVWNDLAEGSSEYAAGLVAFNSIFQILTYGVYIAFFALYLPELLGMDALVAGIGEFDITVTQVFWAIAIFLGLPFAGGILTRLGGVRVRGETWYEETFVPAISPVTLLALLFTVIVMFATQGEAILARPTDVLWIAVPLTIYFVVMFLVSFAMGRGIGADYSTTTAIGFTAASNNFELAIAVAVAVFGVGSGVAFATVVGPLIEVPVLLALVHVAVYFQHRFDWAGYETGRLDGVSSMDDDPPEPTVND; this comes from the coding sequence ATGGCTAATCCGACCGACGGAGTCGGTCACGAACACGGCTCCGACTGCGGCTGTCCGGACTGTGGCGATCCACGTTCGATGGACTTCCTGGATAAGTACCTCACCGTCTGGATCTTCCTCGCGATGGGGATCGGCGTCGGTCTCGGCTCCATCGCGCCGTCCGTCGTCGACCCCATCCAGGACTACTATCTCGTCGAGATCGGTCTCATCATGATGATGTATCCGCCGCTGGCGAAGGTCAACTATCGCCAGCTGCCGCGGGTGTTCAGCGCCTGGCGCGTGCTCAGTCTGAGTCTGATTCAGAACTGGCTCATCGGTCCGACGCTGATGTTCGCCCTCGCGGTCGTCTTCTTCAGCGGGCTCGCCCCGCCGTTTCCGGCTCATCCGGAGTACTTCCTGGGACTAATCTTCATCGGCATGGCCCGCTGTATCGCGATGGTCCTCGTCTGGAACGACCTCGCCGAGGGATCGAGCGAGTACGCCGCCGGCCTCGTCGCGTTCAACAGCATCTTCCAGATCCTCACGTACGGGGTCTACATCGCCTTTTTCGCACTCTACCTCCCCGAGTTGCTGGGAATGGATGCGCTGGTCGCCGGTATCGGTGAGTTCGACATCACCGTCACCCAGGTATTCTGGGCGATCGCGATCTTCCTCGGTCTCCCGTTCGCCGGCGGCATCCTCACCCGTCTCGGCGGGGTGCGAGTCAGGGGCGAGACGTGGTACGAGGAGACGTTCGTTCCTGCGATCAGCCCCGTGACCCTGCTCGCACTGTTGTTCACCGTGATCGTCATGTTCGCCACGCAGGGCGAGGCGATCCTCGCTCGACCGACCGACGTCCTCTGGATCGCCGTTCCGCTGACGATCTACTTCGTCGTCATGTTCCTCGTCAGCTTCGCGATGGGGCGCGGCATCGGCGCCGATTACTCGACGACGACGGCGATCGGCTTCACCGCCGCCTCGAACAACTTCGAACTCGCGATCGCCGTCGCCGTCGCGGTCTTCGGCGTCGGCTCCGGCGTCGCCTTCGCGACCGTCGTCGGCCCGCTGATCGAGGTGCCGGTGTTGCTCGCGCTCGTCCACGTCGCCGTATACTTCCAGCACCGATTCGACTGGGCCGGCTACGAGACCGGGCGACTCGACGGAGTTTCCTCGATGGATGACGACCCGCCAGAACCAACCGTAAACGACTGA
- a CDS encoding universal stress protein encodes MTTTFETLLVPTDGSEPAEHAARRGFDLASDLDATVHILSVADVALATGVGYAGDSESIRTRLRDAATTRAESLHDEAVERGIEAIVATREGIPADEIVSYADDHAIDAIVIGTTGRGGFARAIVGSVADKVVRTSPVPVCTVGPNETGE; translated from the coding sequence CTGACCACGACCTTCGAAACGCTCCTCGTCCCGACCGATGGTAGCGAACCGGCCGAACACGCGGCGCGACGGGGATTCGACCTCGCATCGGACCTCGACGCAACCGTCCACATCCTCTCGGTCGCCGACGTCGCACTCGCAACGGGCGTCGGTTACGCCGGCGATTCCGAATCGATCCGAACGCGGCTCCGCGACGCGGCGACAACCCGTGCCGAATCACTCCACGACGAGGCGGTCGAACGGGGAATCGAGGCTATCGTCGCCACGCGCGAAGGCATCCCGGCCGACGAGATCGTCTCCTACGCCGACGACCACGCGATCGACGCCATCGTCATCGGAACCACTGGTCGTGGCGGTTTCGCTCGGGCGATCGTCGGCAGTGTCGCCGACAAAGTCGTCAGAACGTCACCGGTTCCAGTCTGCACCGTAGGGCCGAACGAAACTGGCGAGTAG
- a CDS encoding type B DNA-directed DNA polymerase, with amino-acid sequence MTRADSDSTESEPDPFTFEFPDGAVRAWRLTETGAVPIVDESYEPAVFVAGPDRALDRLANELAADPKVTETAVVDRYTTLHDTKGRSSPEPVLRVAIERIGEVRTLARELAYRTSQGSHRSFDRDATVGGERSAADGSFDTGRSSGVEATAGSPDWSPAPGTIRLFDVDLEPGFRYCLDREVDPAASAPNRALRRFHIEIDERALANRDVSTLRVGSGTVDDGAVERETIEGKPASVLETLSSRLERTDPDVLVLSHADLVPLLSETADANGLDSFELGRLAGWSRVAGENTYASYGQIGHSPARYRVPGRAIVDESNSFLWHQSGLSGLLYMVQESGRPLQEAAWGSIGTILTSRQIRQAREWDVLAPWNKWEPERFKDARTLHEADRGGFTFAPEVGFHETVHEIDFASLYPRIICEHNVSPETVDCACCRPGADGTPRDRTPGLDYRICRREGFLPDVLEGLLDDRANLKRALREDDPSDAERRRWRGESGAIKWVLVSCFGYQGYRNAKFGRIECHEAINDYARDIALTAKERLEAGGWRIVHGIVDSLWVTAAVDDPEPLKTVCADVSASVGIPLEHDGAYEWVCFVPRRSSIAANATTDERTVPSSALAGALTRYFGKREDGTYKYRGIEVRQRSTPTYVSDCQREFIETLDDARDPAVVCDRLQRHIGELERGSVDPVDLVITKRVSKSLGEYTQATHTVAALERYDELGVSRKPGQSVAYVVVDDGARRTRERVRLALEDGGVAYDSDYYATLLIRAAESVVSPLGWDRARIRRYLADTETTSLSAFGG; translated from the coding sequence GTGACGCGAGCCGATTCCGATTCGACCGAGTCGGAACCCGATCCGTTCACGTTCGAGTTCCCCGACGGGGCTGTCCGGGCCTGGCGACTGACCGAGACGGGGGCGGTTCCGATCGTCGACGAATCCTACGAGCCGGCGGTGTTCGTCGCCGGTCCCGACCGGGCGTTAGACCGGCTCGCGAACGAACTCGCCGCGGATCCGAAGGTAACGGAGACGGCCGTCGTCGATCGATACACCACATTACACGATACGAAAGGTCGATCGTCGCCAGAACCGGTGCTTCGAGTGGCGATAGAGCGGATCGGCGAGGTTCGAACGCTCGCGAGGGAACTCGCGTATCGAACGTCGCAGGGATCGCACCGATCGTTCGATCGCGACGCGACGGTCGGCGGCGAGCGGTCAGCAGCCGACGGATCGTTCGATACCGGTCGGTCATCCGGTGTCGAAGCAACCGCCGGCTCACCGGATTGGTCGCCGGCACCCGGAACGATCAGACTGTTCGACGTCGACCTCGAACCCGGATTTCGGTACTGCCTGGATCGGGAGGTCGATCCGGCCGCGAGTGCGCCGAACCGAGCGCTTCGACGATTTCACATCGAAATCGACGAGCGAGCGCTGGCAAACCGCGACGTCTCGACGCTCCGGGTCGGAAGCGGGACGGTCGACGATGGAGCGGTCGAGCGGGAAACGATCGAGGGGAAACCGGCGAGCGTCCTCGAAACGCTGTCTTCACGGCTCGAACGAACGGATCCGGACGTGCTCGTACTGAGTCACGCCGACCTGGTTCCGCTCCTTTCCGAGACGGCCGACGCGAACGGACTCGATTCGTTCGAACTGGGTCGGCTGGCGGGGTGGTCCCGCGTCGCCGGGGAAAACACGTACGCGAGTTACGGTCAGATCGGCCACTCGCCGGCGCGCTACCGGGTTCCCGGGCGAGCGATCGTCGACGAGTCGAACAGCTTTCTCTGGCACCAGTCCGGGCTGTCCGGGTTGCTGTATATGGTCCAAGAGAGTGGACGACCACTCCAGGAGGCGGCGTGGGGGAGCATCGGAACGATACTCACGTCGCGCCAGATTCGGCAGGCCCGAGAGTGGGACGTGCTGGCCCCCTGGAACAAGTGGGAGCCCGAGCGGTTCAAAGACGCGCGGACGCTTCACGAAGCCGACCGCGGCGGGTTCACGTTCGCACCCGAGGTCGGCTTTCACGAGACCGTCCACGAGATCGACTTCGCGTCGCTCTATCCGCGGATCATCTGCGAGCACAACGTGAGCCCGGAGACGGTCGATTGTGCGTGCTGTCGCCCGGGCGCCGACGGAACGCCGCGAGACCGGACCCCGGGACTCGACTACCGAATCTGCCGTCGGGAGGGATTCCTGCCCGACGTGCTCGAGGGTCTGCTCGACGACCGAGCCAACCTGAAGCGAGCGCTTCGCGAGGACGACCCCTCCGACGCCGAACGACGTCGGTGGCGCGGCGAATCCGGCGCGATCAAGTGGGTGCTGGTCTCGTGTTTCGGCTACCAGGGGTATCGAAACGCCAAGTTCGGTCGCATCGAGTGCCACGAGGCGATCAACGACTACGCGCGCGACATCGCATTGACCGCAAAGGAGCGACTCGAAGCCGGCGGGTGGCGGATCGTCCACGGTATCGTCGACAGCCTCTGGGTGACGGCGGCCGTCGACGACCCGGAGCCGCTTAAGACGGTGTGTGCGGACGTGTCGGCGAGCGTGGGAATCCCGCTCGAACACGACGGCGCCTACGAGTGGGTCTGTTTCGTCCCGCGCCGGTCGTCGATCGCCGCGAACGCGACGACGGACGAGCGAACGGTTCCCTCGTCCGCCCTCGCCGGCGCGCTCACCCGGTACTTCGGCAAACGCGAGGACGGGACGTACAAGTACCGGGGTATCGAGGTGCGCCAGCGATCGACGCCGACGTACGTCTCCGACTGTCAGCGTGAGTTCATCGAGACGCTCGACGACGCGCGCGACCCCGCTGTCGTCTGCGACCGCCTGCAACGGCACATCGGCGAACTCGAACGCGGGAGCGTCGATCCGGTCGACCTCGTGATTACGAAGCGCGTTTCGAAGTCGCTGGGCGAGTACACACAGGCGACCCATACGGTCGCCGCCCTCGAGCGGTACGACGAACTCGGGGTTTCCCGCAAGCCGGGCCAGTCGGTCGCGTACGTCGTTGTCGACGACGGTGCACGACGGACGCGCGAGCGAGTCAGGCTCGCGCTCGAGGACGGCGGAGTAGCGTACGATTCGGACTACTACGCGACGCTCTTGATTCGGGCGGCCGAGAGCGTCGTCTCGCCGCTCGGGTGGGACCGCGCGCGAATTCGACGGTACCTCGCCGATACGGAGACAACGTCGCTGTCGGCGTTCGGCGGGTGA